From Campylobacter concisus:
CTTTATATAGCTTATTTTCCGCTTAATACAAATATTTCGCGCTCGATACACTTAGCCTTTGCAGTTGGTCTTGTATTTTTGCTTTATCCAGTCACTTTTCATAAAAAGGCACATTCTAGTTTGCCATTTTACGATCTAGTTTTTTGTGTGGCAGGCGTTGTTGCTGTGCTTTATCCAGCGGTTTATTTTTATGAACTAGCTGATAGGACAGGGGACTACATAACACAAGATATCGTAATATCGTTTTTGGCGATCATTGTCTTGCTCGAGGCTGGCAGGCGTGTCATGGGACCAGCACTTCCAATTATTTGTATATTATTTTTGATATATGATCACTTTGGTCCTTATATGCCAGACATCATCGCTCATCAAGGTGCCAGCTTTGAAAAGATCGCAGGCCATATGTTTTTAACGACTGAGGGTATCTTTGGTGTGCCTATCGGAGTTAGCGTTAGTTTTATCTATCTTTTTGTTCTTTTTGGCTCATTGCTTGAGAGGGCAGGTGCTGGACAATACTTCATAAATTTAGCTTTCTCACTTCTTGGAAAATATAGAGGCGGCCCAGCTAAGGCTTCAGTCATCGCAAGTGGTCTAACTGGTATGGTTTCAGGAAGCTCTACTGCAAATGTTGTAACAGTTGGTACATTTACCATACCACTTATGAAAAAAGCCGGTCTTTCACGCACAAAAGCTGGAGCCATTGAGGTCGCTGCTGGCGTAAATGGACAGCTCATGCCTCCGATCATGGGCGCAGCTGCCTTTATCATCGCTGAGTTTTTAGGCATGACATACACAAATGTCATGATGGCAGCGGTAATTCCAGCTTTTGCTTGCTATTTGTCACTATTTTTCATCGTTCATTTAGAGAGCGTGAAGCTTGGCTTAAAAGGTATAAATCAAAGCGAGTTTCACTCAAGATTTAAAATTTTTGTAAGTGGACTTCACTATATAACTCCGATTTTGATTTTACTTTATACACTATTAATCGCAAAAGAGTCAGCTATTGCTGCGGCGTTTAATGCGATTGGATTTTTATTTTTAATAATGATCTTTCAAGAGCCAGTTAAAAAGCTAGCAAGTGGCGAAAAAGTTGGAATAAATGATGTGTTAATAGGCTTTGAAGATATATTTTGGGCGATGGTTGCAGCCGCAAAAAGTATGACAACGATCGCCATTGCAACCGCACTTGCAGGTATCATCGTGGGCTCTATCTCTCTAACTGGCCTTGGTCAGGTGCTTTCAGATCTAGTTGAGTTACTTGCTGGTGATAATATAGTTATGATATTGCTTCTTACTGCGATGATGTCGCTAATACTAGGAATGGGTCTTCCAACGACGGCAAACTACATTGTAGTTTCAAGTCTTGTGGCACCTGTTATTTTATTTTTAGCGCACAAAAATGGCTTTTTAATCCCAGCCATTGCTGTGCATCTTTTTGTCTTTTACTTTGGAATTTTAGCTGATGACACGCCACCAGTTGGTATCGCAGCTTATGCAGCAGCTGGTATTGCTAAAGCAAATCCTATAACTGTTGGTGTTCAAGGATTCTTTTATGATCTAAGAACGGCGATCTTGCCATTTGCCTTTTTCTTTAACAACAAACTTATGCTGATAGAAAGCGTAAACGAGGGCGATCCGCTTGATTCAAAAGGGATCGTTTGGATGAGCAATCCGCTTGAAATTTTACTTGTCTTTGGTATGGCGATCGTGGGAATGTTTGCATTTTCAAGCTTACTTCAAGGCTACTATGTCACAAAGCTTAGGATCTGGGAGCGTATTCTTTTGATCCCTGTTGTGCCACTAGCTCTTGTGCCAAATATATGTGCGAAATTTAATCTTATACCAAACGAATACACTGCTTATATCGTAGCTGCTGTACTTTATGGATTTGTTTTTATGACTCAATGGGGTATTAAAGATAAACCACTTGATCAAATAAAAATAATCTAATCTTAGGCAAGAGTACTCTTGCCTAAATTTCTAATATAAATTTTTTAGGGCTACCTTTATACTTTGGATAATTTCTATTTAAAATAAGTATTTTTTGGATTTTTTTGTTTTAAGAAATTTTTAGGCTCGTAAGCCTAAAAATTATAGTTGTTTTGAGCGTCTTAGATCTCCTGCAAATTCGCAAGACATCTTATCGCCTAATTCGCAGCCTTTTACTAAAAATTCATAAGCTTTTTTAAATTCTTTAGCTTCTATCAAGATAGAACCTACCATCTCACAAGAATATCCATCATTCTTATCACAAGCTTTGTTAAAAAGTTCTCTTGCTTTTTGCGGCTCAGTATTTAGATAAAGCCCACCAGCTGCCGAGCAACCTTCAACCTCACCAGCTTCGCAAGCTTTATTATAGTACTCTAAGGCCTTGCTTGGATTAGGTAGAGCTGTTTTGCCTAGCTGATAAATGGCGCCAGTTTTTACACATGATTTTGCATCATTTTCTGCACATCCTGCTTTAAATTTTGCTAAAGCTTCTTTGAAATTCGAGCTCCCATATGCCTTTAGGCCATCTTCAAAGTTACCTGCAAAAGCACAAGCAGCTAATATTGAGATAAAAATCATTTTTTTCATTTAAATTCCCTTTTTTGTGAATTAACATGCAATTTTAGCATATTAATTTTTACACTTACTTGATGAAAAATAATTACGCTTTTAAAATTTGCTCTTGTTTTTTATAATCAGGCATGATTTTTTCTATAAAATCGTAAAAACTTTTTTGATGATGTGGATAGAGCATGTGTGTTAGTTCGTGAAGAACGACGTAGCGCACGGCTGAGAGTGGCTTTTCTATGAGTCTTAGACTTAGGTTTATATAGCCTTTTTTATGATTGCAGCTGCCCCAGCGAGTTTTGCTATTTCGTATGACGATACGCTTGATTGGTTTGTTTATAAAAGGCTGAAAATGGCTCACAAGCTCTAAAAATAGCTCTTTTGCTCTTACTTTTACAAAACGCTCAAGGCTTTTTAAATTTGGAGTAAAGACAAACTCGCCATCAAAAAATGGCTCTTTAAAATTTTCATCAAATTTTATCTTATAAATTTGCCCAAGAAATTTTACCTCATCATCTTTTGGTAAATTTGCAAGAGCTTTTTTGTAAGTATTTTCAAGCCAAATTCTGTGCATCTCAAGAAAGCTAAGAGCCATCTTTTGTGTGCTGTAAAATGGCATAGATAGCGTGATCTTAGCGTCCTTGCCAACTCTTAGACGCATGGATTTTACATTTGTTTTAAAATTTATTAAAACGCTTAGCCCATAAAAGTCTAAATTTATGCTCTTTTGCTTTAAACTAGGCGTTTTTCTTGCCATTTTTTGCTTCTCCAACGCCACGTATTTGCAAGGCCTCTTAGCCACTCATCAGCACAAAATCCTATCCAAACGCCGATAATTCCCCAGCCAAGATAGATACCTAAAAAATATCCAAGTGGCAGCGAAAGCCCCCACATAAAGATAAGCCCGGTTACTAGTGGAAATTTTGCGTCGCCGCTTGCACGAAGGGCATTTACGATGACGATATTAAAGGTTCTACCCGCTTCAAGAAATATCGAAAGTGTAAAAAGTGGCAACATGATCGTACGTAAATTTTCGTTTAAATTTAGTGCGTCCATGATTTGATACTTTAGTGCATAAGCTATAAGCACGACTACGAGTGTGATAAAAACTCCAAGTCTTAGCGCTCTAAATGTCCTTGTATAGGCCTCGTTAAACTCGCTTGCTCCAACTAAATGCCCAACGATGACCTCGTTTGCCACACTGATGCTCGCTCCACAAAGCAAGATAAGAAGCGTGATCTGAAAGTAAATGGTCTGCACGCTAAGGCTAGCCTCGCCCATGCTTGCCACAAAGCCAAAAGCGACCATGTATTGCGCCATCCAGAGTAAATTTTCGCCTGCGCTTGGAAGGCCGATTGAGAGGATTTTCTTTAAAATTTCAAATGGCACGACAAGTAGCTTTTTAAAGTAAATTTTAACTTTTGCCACGCGAGTGAGCATGTAAAGTAGGACAAATACGCCGATCAGCCTGCCCACAAGCGTCGAGATAGCGACCCCTTGTAGGCCTAAATTTGGCAGGTCAAACCAGCCAAAAAGGGCAATGGCGTTGCCAAAGATGGTGATTACGTTCATCAAAACTGAGGTTAGCATTACGCCAGTTGCGAAGTTATAAACGCGAAGTACCGCAGCTAGCACCATACCTATGCCGTCAAAGAGCAAGGCAAAACCAAGGATATGTAGATATGAAAAGCTCTCGTCGATGAGCTCTTTTGGCACATTTAGTAAATTTAAGATGTTGTAGCCAAAGACGTAGATGATGATGGCTGAAAATACGCCAAATATGGTGTTTGAAGTGATGCTTGCATGTATGACATTTGAGGCTAGATCGTTCTTTTTAGCTCCCAAAGCTTGTGCGACGACGACTGAGCAGCCGATGCTTAGAAAGTTAAAAATAGTCATAAAAAGATCCATCACTTGATTGCCCGCACCCATGGCACCAACTAGATGCACACTCACTTTTGTAACCATGTAGGTGTTGATGATGAGCGTAATGAAGTGTAAAAACATATCTAAAAATATCGGAACTACGAGTTTTCTCATAGATAAGTTCATTAAATTTTCCTTAATTATTTTAAAATTTTGGCGATTATAGCCAAAATTAGGTTTTAGCTCCCTTTTTGATATAATCGCGAGAAATTTAAAAAATGAGAGAAAAATGGCATTAATCGACCTGATAGACGTAAGTAAAAAATTTGGTGCAAATGAGATTTTAAACGCTGTAAATTTTAGTGTAAATGAAAATGAAAAAATAGCGATCATCGGTAAAAATGGCAGCGGTAAAAGCACGCTTATGAAGATCATCTCTGGCGAAGTGGCAGCTGATAGTGGCAGACGCATAGTGCAAAGCCTAATAAGCGTCGAGATGCTAGCTCAAACTCCAAATTTTAACGCAACTTTTACCGTAAGGCAGGCGCTAAATAACGAGCTAAAAGAGATATTTGACGCGATAAGCGAGTATGAAAAAAGTGGCGTCTTGCTAGCAAATGATCCTGAAAACAAAGAAATTTTAAAAGAGCAAGAGAGGCTTTTAAAATTTATAGAGGCAAAGGATGGCTGGAATATCGAGCATAAGATTGAGCGAATTTTGCAAGAATTTAAGCTAAAAGAGTATGAAAACAGACCTATTTGCTCGCTAAGTGGTGGTGAGATACGTCGCGTGGCACTGGGTGCGCTCATCCTTAAAAAGCCAGATGTCTTACTGCTTGACGAGCCGACGAACCACCTTGATGTCTACATGGTTAAATTTCTTGAAGATATGTTAAAAAGTTCAAATCAAAGCATAGTTTTTATAAGTCACGATAGATATTTCATAGACTCGCTCGCTACCAGGTGCGTTGAGGTCGAGGAGGCTGGACTTAGAAGCTTTGATGGTGGATATGCAAACTATCTAACCAAAAAAGAGGAAATTTTAGCAAGTCTTGCAAAGTCGCACGAGACTTTGCTAAAGCAGCTAAAGGCCGAGGAAGAGTGGCTAAGGCGCGGCGTAAAAGCTAGGCTAAAGCGAAACGAGGGCAGAAAAGAGCGAGTGCTCGCCATGCGTGAGGAGGCGAAGAAAAATCCAGGCGTGATAAGGCGCGTGAGGCTAGAGCTTGAGCGTGCAAGTAAAAATTTCAACCAAACGCAGAGCCAAAACCGCAAAAAAATGCTTTTTGAGTTTAAAAATTTAAGCAAAAGCATAGATGGTAAGGTGCTTTTTGAAAAATTTGACGCAAGGGTCTTGCAGGGCGAGCGTATAGCTATAGTCGGACGAAATGGCAGTGGCAAGAGCACACTACTTAAAATTTTGCTAGGGCTTGAAAAGCCAAGTAGCGGCGAGATAAAAAGAGGCGAAGTAAGTATCGGCTACTTTGACCAAGCTAGAAATGTCCTTGATGATGACAAGAGCCTGATCGAGACCTTTTGTCCAAACGGCGGCGACCACGTGCTAGTTCGTGGGCGAAATATGCACGTTTATGGCTATCTTAAAAATTTTCTCTTTCCAAAGGAATTTCTAGATAAAAAGATAGGCGTTTTAAGTGGCGGCGAAAAAAACCGCGTGGCACTTGCGATGCTTTTTACCAAAACTTACGACGTACTGGTACTTGACGAGCCGACAAACGACCTTGATATCGCAACTATTAATATCTTAGAAGACTACTTGCAAAGCTTTGAGGGGGCGATCTTGCTAGTAAGCCACGATAGGTATTTTGTCGATAAGATGGCGAGTAAGCTTTGGGCGTTTGAAGGCGAGAGGATAAATGTTTTGCACGAAGAATACAGCGTCTATTTGGAGCTTGAAGATGAGCTAAAAGAGCTTGATAAATTTGAAAAAGAGCTTGCAAATAACCAAAATGAAGCTAAACAAAAGAGCAAAACCGGCGTAAAGCTAAGCTATAAACAAACGCAAATTTTAAATACATATCCAGATAAAATTTCAGCCCTTGAGGCAAGAGTGGCTGAGCTAAACGAGGGGCTTAGTGATCCAAAAATTTATCAAGAAGTGGGGCTTACTAAACTTTATGAAGAGCTAGAAAAGGCAAAAGCCGAGCTTGAAAGCCTAGAAAATGAGTATTTTGAAGTTTTAGAGATCGCTGAGGAGCTAGAGTAGCTTGAAAAAGATCGGTAGGATAAGCGCGCTAAATACGAGAGTTGTTAGAAAAAATTCTGTTGTAAGCCTTAGTATTATCGTTGATAAAATGAGGTTTAGTGAGACATTTTCGCCTAAAATATATAAATATGAAGTAGGTGATCTAGTCCGGATAAAATATAAAAAGGTTGGGTTTTTAAATAAGATAGAGACTATTAGGCTAATCGCAAAAAGCAGCGAAGAATCAGGACTTTTTGCAAGGATAGAAAATTTATTCTTTTTGCTTGTTGCTTTGTATCTTTGTTTTATTTCTTTGTGGGTTATCTATTATGGGATTACGTTGGAATTTAGCATTTATAGGCTTATCATTTTGTTAGCGGCTATTTGCTTTTTGATTTGGATGGGTAAATCTGCATATCTTAGGCTTTTGATTTTTAGATATTTTATATTTGGATAGAACTTTGAAATTTAAATGTATGAAAGGTTTGCGGCTTGATGAGGTCGCTAAATTTGTTTGAAACGGAGCTAAAATGTTAAAAAAACATCCGCTAATCTCTGTAGTGATCGCTATTGTTGTGATATTTTTTGCTACCTACTTTTTTATCTTTGGTTTGACTACCATTTTAGATGATGACATTGGCGATAGTAAAGAGCTAAATAATAGCTTTTTTTACGTCAAAGATGGCAAGGTCTATGCCTTGGTGCCAAGCGGCGGTAAATTTGAGCTAATAGGCGTGAGGGCTAGTAAATTTAGATACATCGACACTGGCAAATACGACAACAGAAACGTTGGCGCTAGCGATGAGGCGGTATATTGCGGTAACCTCGTGATGAGTGGGCTTGATCCAAATGGTGTTAGAGCGCTTGGCAATGGCTATTTTGGTGACGGCAAGATTACATATTTTTGCGATAGCGTAAGCGAGACAAACCTCGAAATATCCGCACTTAAAGAGTTTTGGGACATCTTCTCGCACAAAATGTTTAACACCCCAAAAGCGCAAACTCATATCTATAAATTTAGGCAGATTGATAACGTAAATTTAGCAGCGATCTTGGGCTTTGGCTACGCGAGTGACGGAGTAAAGGTCTATCATG
This genomic window contains:
- a CDS encoding MATE family efflux transporter, whose protein sequence is MNLSMRKLVVPIFLDMFLHFITLIINTYMVTKVSVHLVGAMGAGNQVMDLFMTIFNFLSIGCSVVVAQALGAKKNDLASNVIHASITSNTIFGVFSAIIIYVFGYNILNLLNVPKELIDESFSYLHILGFALLFDGIGMVLAAVLRVYNFATGVMLTSVLMNVITIFGNAIALFGWFDLPNLGLQGVAISTLVGRLIGVFVLLYMLTRVAKVKIYFKKLLVVPFEILKKILSIGLPSAGENLLWMAQYMVAFGFVASMGEASLSVQTIYFQITLLILLCGASISVANEVIVGHLVGASEFNEAYTRTFRALRLGVFITLVVVLIAYALKYQIMDALNLNENLRTIMLPLFTLSIFLEAGRTFNIVIVNALRASGDAKFPLVTGLIFMWGLSLPLGYFLGIYLGWGIIGVWIGFCADEWLRGLANTWRWRSKKWQEKRLV
- a CDS encoding tetratricopeptide repeat protein → MKKMIFISILAACAFAGNFEDGLKAYGSSNFKEALAKFKAGCAENDAKSCVKTGAIYQLGKTALPNPSKALEYYNKACEAGEVEGCSAAGGLYLNTEPQKARELFNKACDKNDGYSCEMVGSILIEAKEFKKAYEFLVKGCELGDKMSCEFAGDLRRSKQL
- a CDS encoding M48 family metallopeptidase, translated to MARKTPSLKQKSINLDFYGLSVLINFKTNVKSMRLRVGKDAKITLSMPFYSTQKMALSFLEMHRIWLENTYKKALANLPKDDEVKFLGQIYKIKFDENFKEPFFDGEFVFTPNLKSLERFVKVRAKELFLELVSHFQPFINKPIKRIVIRNSKTRWGSCNHKKGYINLSLRLIEKPLSAVRYVVLHELTHMLYPHHQKSFYDFIEKIMPDYKKQEQILKA
- a CDS encoding TRAP transporter permease; translation: MNEVKDNEEQFVEVKTREINSNFYNYFIAIVCFSWSVFQLYIAYFPLNTNISRSIHLAFAVGLVFLLYPVTFHKKAHSSLPFYDLVFCVAGVVAVLYPAVYFYELADRTGDYITQDIVISFLAIIVLLEAGRRVMGPALPIICILFLIYDHFGPYMPDIIAHQGASFEKIAGHMFLTTEGIFGVPIGVSVSFIYLFVLFGSLLERAGAGQYFINLAFSLLGKYRGGPAKASVIASGLTGMVSGSSTANVVTVGTFTIPLMKKAGLSRTKAGAIEVAAGVNGQLMPPIMGAAAFIIAEFLGMTYTNVMMAAVIPAFACYLSLFFIVHLESVKLGLKGINQSEFHSRFKIFVSGLHYITPILILLYTLLIAKESAIAAAFNAIGFLFLIMIFQEPVKKLASGEKVGINDVLIGFEDIFWAMVAAAKSMTTIAIATALAGIIVGSISLTGLGQVLSDLVELLAGDNIVMILLLTAMMSLILGMGLPTTANYIVVSSLVAPVILFLAHKNGFLIPAIAVHLFVFYFGILADDTPPVGIAAYAAAGIAKANPITVGVQGFFYDLRTAILPFAFFFNNKLMLIESVNEGDPLDSKGIVWMSNPLEILLVFGMAIVGMFAFSSLLQGYYVTKLRIWERILLIPVVPLALVPNICAKFNLIPNEYTAYIVAAVLYGFVFMTQWGIKDKPLDQIKII
- the abc-f gene encoding ribosomal protection-like ABC-F family protein; translated protein: MALIDLIDVSKKFGANEILNAVNFSVNENEKIAIIGKNGSGKSTLMKIISGEVAADSGRRIVQSLISVEMLAQTPNFNATFTVRQALNNELKEIFDAISEYEKSGVLLANDPENKEILKEQERLLKFIEAKDGWNIEHKIERILQEFKLKEYENRPICSLSGGEIRRVALGALILKKPDVLLLDEPTNHLDVYMVKFLEDMLKSSNQSIVFISHDRYFIDSLATRCVEVEEAGLRSFDGGYANYLTKKEEILASLAKSHETLLKQLKAEEEWLRRGVKARLKRNEGRKERVLAMREEAKKNPGVIRRVRLELERASKNFNQTQSQNRKKMLFEFKNLSKSIDGKVLFEKFDARVLQGERIAIVGRNGSGKSTLLKILLGLEKPSSGEIKRGEVSIGYFDQARNVLDDDKSLIETFCPNGGDHVLVRGRNMHVYGYLKNFLFPKEFLDKKIGVLSGGEKNRVALAMLFTKTYDVLVLDEPTNDLDIATINILEDYLQSFEGAILLVSHDRYFVDKMASKLWAFEGERINVLHEEYSVYLELEDELKELDKFEKELANNQNEAKQKSKTGVKLSYKQTQILNTYPDKISALEARVAELNEGLSDPKIYQEVGLTKLYEELEKAKAELESLENEYFEVLEIAEELE